In Micrococcus luteus NCTC 2665, a single window of DNA contains:
- a CDS encoding AAA family ATPase gives MATNDQLKALVKSHADGDDPQFYSVAMQVAAKAARAGQSKFAQELRDLVNDLRERSGQRARIAAVVPFAQPKGELGALLNVSYPEARLSDLVLTDKLHERLTHVLLEQRQRDALARHGLTPARRLLLTGPPGTGKTSTARVIAGELGLPLFSIRLDTVLTKFMGETAAKLRLVFDALAETRGVYLFDEVDALGGDRAAQNDVGEIRRVLNSFLQFLEEDTSDSVIIAATNHPSLLDNALFRRFDTVMDFALPDDAAVESVIKNRLASFHIYNLSWSRIIPAARGLSHAEIATAAENAASEPSLVDAPKCVPMMLSSLWKNVRAPSVGLTGRTSGDG, from the coding sequence GTCGCAGCCAAAGCCGCGCGCGCTGGGCAGTCGAAGTTCGCCCAGGAGCTTCGCGACCTCGTCAACGACCTCCGTGAGCGATCTGGCCAACGCGCCCGCATCGCCGCCGTGGTTCCGTTCGCTCAGCCGAAGGGTGAGCTCGGGGCGCTGCTGAACGTCTCGTACCCCGAGGCCAGACTGAGCGATCTTGTGCTCACGGACAAGCTTCATGAACGACTGACGCACGTACTGCTGGAACAGCGACAGCGTGACGCGCTGGCACGACATGGCCTGACCCCTGCGCGGCGCCTTTTGCTCACTGGGCCGCCAGGCACTGGGAAGACATCTACTGCGCGCGTGATCGCGGGCGAACTAGGACTTCCGCTGTTCTCGATCAGACTGGATACAGTGCTGACGAAGTTCATGGGAGAGACTGCCGCGAAACTGCGTCTTGTATTCGATGCGCTCGCCGAGACTCGTGGTGTCTACCTCTTCGACGAGGTTGACGCACTCGGTGGCGACCGCGCCGCACAGAATGACGTAGGGGAGATTCGTCGAGTACTCAACTCGTTCCTACAGTTCCTCGAGGAGGACACGTCAGACAGCGTCATCATTGCTGCAACGAACCATCCCAGCCTGTTGGACAACGCACTGTTCCGTAGGTTTGACACCGTGATGGACTTCGCTCTGCCGGACGACGCGGCAGTGGAATCAGTTATCAAGAACCGGCTCGCGTCGTTCCACATCTACAACCTGAGCTGGTCACGAATCATCCCAGCAGCTCGTGGTCTGAGCCACGCTGAGATCGCGACAGCCGCCGAGAACGCCGCTAGCGAACCGTCCTTGGTGGACGCACCCAAGTGCGTACCGATGATGTTGTCATCGCTTTGGAAGAACGTCCGCGCTCCAAGCGTCGGACTGACGGGGCGAACTAGCGGAGATGGCTGA